The following coding sequences are from one Anabas testudineus chromosome 16, fAnaTes1.2, whole genome shotgun sequence window:
- the rab5ab gene encoding RAB5A, member RAS oncogene family, b produces the protein MASRGGATRPNGPNAGNKICQFKLVLLGESAVGKSSLVLRFVKGQFHEFQESTIGAAFLTQTVCLDDTTVKFEIWDTAGQERYHSLAPMYYRGAQAAIVVYDITNEESFVRAKNWVKELQRQASPNIVIALAGNKADLANKRALDFQDAQSYADDNSLLFMETSAKTSMNVNEIFMAIAKKLPKNEPQAPGATSGRNRGVDLTETAQPTSRPCCSN, from the exons ATGGCAAGTAGAGGTGGAGCAACACGACCCAATGGGCCAAACGCAGGCAACAAGATCTGCCAGTTCAAACTTGTGCTTTTAGGAGAGTCAGCTGTAGGGAAGTCAAGTCTCGTACTTCGTTTTGTCAAGGGACAGTTCCACGAATTCCAAGAGAGCACAATCGGAG CGGCCTTCCTGACTCAGACGGTATGTTTGGATGACACAACAGTCAAGTTTGAAATCTGGGACACAGCTGGTCAAGAGCGCTATCACAGCCTGGCTCCCATGTACTACAGAGGTGCCCAGGCAGCCATTGTGGTGTACGATATAACAAATGAG GAGTCATTTGTAAGGGCGAAGAACTGGGTTAAAGAGCTTCAGAGACAAGCCAGTCCAAATATTGTAATAGCCCTGGCTGGGAACAAGGCTGATCTCGCAAACAAGAGAGCACTGGACTTCCAG GATGCACAGTCATATGCAGATGATAACAGTTTGCTTTTCATGGAAACATCTGCAAAGACTTCTATGAACGTAAATGAGATTTTCATGGCCATTG CAAAGAAGCTACCCAAGAACGAGCCTCAAGCCCCCGGAGCCACCAGCGGGCGGAACCGAGGAGTGGACCTAACAGAGACAGCTCAGCCCACCAGCCGTCCCTGCTGCAGTAACTAA